A region of the Vidua chalybeata isolate OUT-0048 chromosome 7, bVidCha1 merged haplotype, whole genome shotgun sequence genome:
GAGGTATATTTTTTACTTACCACTGATAAGACAATGCAGtcagtattttaatataattatcaatgttcctttttaaataatgcataATTTATCTACAGCCATTTTTGCAAGGGGGAGAAATAGGCCAAGCTCTGTGGTAATTACCACTTTCTTTTGAACAGCTACCATACATTTTTCTGATTATATGACTTTTCACTTTGGGTCATGCCTGCCCTTTCCCCAGACTTcaaatattttgggattttattaTCAATCTGTATTGGGAAATTTACTTTGTTCTTTTAAGTCAGTCTTTATTCTGAGGCATTTTTCTGGATAGCTGAGACAGATGCATATGCATCTATGTCATGGCTATATATTACTTGTAATCCATTTTAGGAGGTGATGTGCAGAAGAAACCAGATGGCTTAAATGGCTAAAAAGAGATTGAGATTTAGTGCTTCTGTTACCACAGATCATAAATAGTATTTGCTTATTGTATATCTTCATAAGTTTGTTCAACAGTAAGAATATGTAGGATTCTTCATTTAATGAGtggaaaaaggacaaaaggaatATGTTAGAACTACTCTAAAGTGAGAAAGGAGGTGGTGAAATCACCACTGCCCTTTGCATGGATGGTGCACCCGCATGGGAATGAATCACTGCTGCTACAGCTCATTTTCATGTGTTCTCCTGGGTTTGCAAATGCTTCATTAACATTTGAAAATACTGCAATGATAAGACTTTTCACTCTGTTCTTAAATTTAGGTTAACAAAAAAGCTTGAAGAGAGAcgagaagagaaaaggaaagaagaagaacaGGTAACACAAAAATGTAAAACCCCTTGCAGttgcaggtttgtttttttaacccTTCTTTGAATAAATGTTTAATTCCTTCTTACACAAACATACTGCAGTCTTTTCTCTTGCCCAAGGCAATTTTGTGGtccaatttttatatttctctattcagaaagaaattaggaaagaaattgaaagaaggaaaactggTAAAGAAATGTTGGAGTACAAAAGACGACAGGAAGAAGAATTGACTAAACGTATGTTGGAggaaaggaacagagaaaaggcagaagagaggGCTGCTAGAGAGCGCATAAGGCAACAGATTGCAATGGTAAACTTTGCATTTGGGAAGAGagtttgctgcttctctctctcaCAGAGTACTAAAATGAtacattttctcatttgctgGGGCTTTGTTCGTTTTTCAATTTGGAATTCTGTAGTCTTGTATAGTAACGATTTTTGTGTTTGGGGTTTATGTAGCATTTCCTGTGTATAAAAGGAaacttctgctttcattttcacaATTATTTTCTATCTGAACAAACATTTCTGTCATATTGCTTGAGCCTAGTGGAGAATTATcatataaacataaaattaatggCAATTTAGGCATGGTACTaaaagagaagcacagagagtaTTTAACTTACACAAGAACACTGCTCTCAAAATGGTGAGGAGGATTATTTTCCAAGTTagtatatatgtgtatgtgcaTATATGGATGTAAACAGCTGATAACTGAAATTCTTCCTCATTATTAGGGTTTGGTATAGAACACTCAGAATTGCAGTCATGTAACTTGTCATAAGATTTTTGCCTTTATCTTCCCTGGAGTATTGAGCTTGCATGGGAAGATCATCTATTGACAACTGGTTGTGGGAAGTGACTCAGTGAGAAGTGTCATCTTGGCTAATGACACAAGATTGTGCAGTTTGGCACTAAATAATTCTTTTCAGTTCCACTATCTTTTCTCCATATGGTCTATTTGTATCTGTGTAGTTGGTTCATGAGTGTAGATCATAGCTGTCTGCTTTAATGAGCATTAAGCAACAAGCTATGTTAACAATTAAGGTTTCTCTTTGATCCTTCCACAGGATCGTGCTGAGAGGGCAGCTCGCTTTGCAAAATCgaaggaagaagcagaagctgcaaaagctgcagctcttcaggCTAAACAGGCTGAAATAGAGGCCAGAAAAGAGGCAGCTCAAAGGGAGCGAAGGTGAGTTGCAGTAGAGACACAAGTGTGTATTTTGGGGGAGAGAGGTAAAGAAACTTTCTTAAGAGTTAATGTATCTCCTCATCTCTTGACCACATGCCATGTTGAGCTGTTAAATAGTGACATTAAAGGTAGCTGTTTACATGAACATGATGCTCTTTGAGAGCTTTCATCCTTTTGACATTCATGATCATGAAACACTAACCACTGTGTGTTATTTGAGTTAGATAAGAACTTTTTTGTGTCTGAGCTTTGATTTAAATACCAGTATAATGGAGCTTGGTAGGGTACTAGATAAGGTGAGAATGCCAAAGATTATGCCTGGACATAATGACTGGATAGtgtcagcactgctgggaagcTTGGTGCAGATCCAGGGGCTGTGTGTGGATGGCTTGGATTCAGCAAGGCTGGGTTGGGGCCATCAGCTGCCCAGGTCAGAGCTGTCTCCTGCtttgcccagcactgctggtttAAGAATTATCTGAACCTATGGGCACCTTATATGGAGTTATGGAAGAGATGCATTGTGAGAGATCAGCAGGTGGTTTTCCACTGTGAATTCAATCTTACATCTGCACTGCCCTAGGCAGGATGACTGTCCCTCTCTGCCACATTTCAGTACTACCAAGCTAAAGGCCCAGGAGCCTTTGTCTGTAAGTGTTCGTGTCCTGACTGACCCCAATACCTGTCCCACAGTGCAATAGCCAGGATTCAGTTCCGCCTCCCCGATGGATCTTCCTTCACCAACCAGTTCCCATCTGAAGCACGGCTAGAAGAAGCCAGGCAGTTTGCTGCACAGGTAGTATGGGCATTTTGTTTCTCAGCTATGTGCTGATTATGATTTGGTGAGCATCAAGTAGTTGTTGAAGGTGGTGGAGTTGTCATCAACTCCTTTCCTTATTGGGTATTTGAAGGGAGTTTTGGTAGCAGCCTTCTCCAGTGCCACCAACTGCTGCAGTGTGTCGTTAGTAAGATATAGAGAAAAATGAGGATATTTCATATCCTACTCTGAGGATGATTGATAGTTTGATACAAGACTCTTGTTAAGGTATACTCGGCTGGCAGTTGAGTATAAATACGCAGTTGTTTGAAAATGAGCagttataaataaaatgttttctttatgtgCTTCACAGACGGTTGGTAACACTTACGGCAATTTTTCACTGGCGACAATGTTTCCCAGGAGGGAGTTTACCAAAGAAGATTATGGAAAGAAGTTACTGGAACTCGAGTTAGCACCCAGTGCTTCAGTAGTGTTGCTGCCGGTAGGTGTTGGGTCTTGGtgtgtttgatttttcaaaCAGCAGTACAGCAGCTGGATATTTGCTGTTAGTCAGCCATTATAGTATTGGGTTtgaatttggggattttctttgTCTAAACAGATTGCAATATTACTCTAGTTTTTGACAGGACTGATTTGGAGAAGTTTCTCTGAAGCAGATAAATGGTGACATAGATACTTGTCTAAGGTATAACCAAGGTTGTTCCTTTGTGTCTGCTGAGCTGCTTAGAAAGGATGTGTGAAATACTCTGTCTACAAGAGCACACTTTCATACCTGACAGGTCTGCTTGGTGTGTTCATGACAGGCAGGAAGACCTGCGACTTCCGTTGTTCAGGCTTCAGGCAGTGATCTGTGGAAGTTCTTGGGCACAATCCTTTACCCCCTCTTAGCGGTTTGGAGATTCATTAGCAACTTCCTGTTTACAAGCCCacccccctcccagccctctgtGAGATCAGCTCATCAGCAAGACCACTCCGCTCCCTCAACGTCGGGCAgcatggagcagagcaggtAAGGCAAAGTGTTTAAGGCACCTGTTTCTCAAGCTTCTTGCTGCAATTGCTTTGATCTTGTACTGGGGAAAGGAACTTGCAATTACACAGTAGGAAAAGCATCGTCTTGCAGTCATTTATGAACTACAAAGGTGAGCTTCACTTCAGCTGATACTGTTTGCaagataaaaatgttaaaaatgagaTATCAAACTGTTACGGAATGGTTGTTCAAGAAACAGAAGCAGATGAAATCTGGTTTTGACAGGTTTTGTATTGCCTAGAGAATGAGATCTCCCATGTACCAGGAGAGCTGCTCAGCTGTTTCTGGTGAAGAAGCCACATACTGCTTCAATGACAGGGAAAATGAGAGTCTGCCACTCTGTCTGACTGCTAAGTGACAAATTTTCACCTGGGTATTGCTTCCCAAGGAAACTTTGGGAAGAAAACTACTATTGAAGATAAGAGACAGATGGATGATTTGTGTTTATTGCATTTGCTGCTTCTCTTGTGTAATTATTACTGAGGAAACTGTCAAACCTCACTGTTATTTGTGCCCTAGGCAAGCAGTCAGGAAACGAGTAGTGGAAAAGCGGGGGGAAGACTtcaaaaaagaaggc
Encoded here:
- the UBXN4 gene encoding UBX domain-containing protein 4 is translated as MWFGGSVPAAIAAAKERSSVFVVFVAGEDEQSTEMAARWEDEKVTEAASDGFVAIKIDTKSEACLQFSQIYPVVCVPSSFFIGDNGIPLEVIAGSVSVEELVTRIHKVKQMHTGKGRPLENGSQASAPCPSSQSDGAPESADSGAGVCDSAEAVMPETIASSAGNDEANSGQASQEATNSADEQANDAQPVNDLTLKVERLTKKLEERREEKRKEEEQKEIRKEIERRKTGKEMLEYKRRQEEELTKRMLEERNREKAEERAARERIRQQIAMDRAERAARFAKSKEEAEAAKAAALQAKQAEIEARKEAAQRERSAIARIQFRLPDGSSFTNQFPSEARLEEARQFAAQTVGNTYGNFSLATMFPRREFTKEDYGKKLLELELAPSASVVLLPAGRPATSVVQASGSDLWKFLGTILYPLLAVWRFISNFLFTSPPPSQPSVRSAHQQDHSAPSTSGSMEQSRQAVRKRVVEKRGEDFKKEGKIYRLRTQDDGEDENNTWNGNSTQQM